Proteins encoded together in one Impatiens glandulifera chromosome 1, dImpGla2.1, whole genome shotgun sequence window:
- the LOC124920360 gene encoding uncharacterized protein LOC124920360, with translation MQVFNCAAITAQSSSLFFSSPACLFPARAQLKKCRSSFGSRFIVASSSAVTPARWEDWAPEKGSKTPSLSDVVWPATGAFAAMALLGKIDQILISKGVSSITIAPLGAVCAVLFATPTSPGARKYNMFMGQIGCAAIGVASLTLFGPGWIARSVGLSAAIAFMIYTRSVHPPAASLPILFIDGAKLHHLNFWFALFPGAAACLILCLIVSNFIDNALLYTVLPTLITNISFSSKKLCCT, from the exons atgCAGGTCTTCAATTGCGCCGCCATTACAGCGCAATCTTCATCCTTATTCTTCAGCTCCCCTGCTTGCCTTTTTCCGGCTAGAGCACAATTGAAGAAATGCAGGTCTTCATTTGGATCGAGATTCATAGTTGCTTCATCTTCAGCAGTAACACCGGCGAGGTGGGAGGATTGGGCGCCGGAGAAGGGTTCTAAAACGCCTTCATTGAGTGATGTAGTATGGCCAGCGACAG GGGCATTTGCAGCTATGGCTTTACTAGGAAAGATTGATCAGATTTTGATATCTAAAGGTGTTTCATCGATTACAATTGCACCTCTTGGCGCGGTTTGTGCTGTTCTTTTCGCAACTCCGACATCACCTGGTGCGAGGAAATACAACATGTTTATGGGTCAAATTGGATGTGCAGCAATTGGTGTAGCTTCATTAACGTTGTTTGGTCCTGGTTGGATTGCTAGAAGTGTTGGTTTATCTGCAGCTATTGCTTTCATGATCTACACTCGTTCAGTTCATCCACCAG CTGCAAGTTTGCCTATTTTATTCATCGATGGCGCAAAGCTCCACCACTTGAACTTCTGGTTTGCCTTGTTCCCCGGAGCTGCTGCCTGCCTTATTCTCTGCCTAATCGTAAGTAATTTTATCGATAATGCCCTACTTTATACAGTTTTACCTACCCTAATAACAAACATTTCATTCTCCAGCAAGAAGCTGTGTTGTACATGA
- the LOC124920361 gene encoding protein EMBRYO DEFECTIVE 514-like, producing the protein MADLEAVTTEVEKITSTVDMELVEETAAIVEYNGNSKRAREDEGAETDENGGGVAKKLKEEKSIEEERMEKLVGGEEKKDEASPISLGPKNFGSSVEMFDFFFKLLHSWTVNIDINKYEYLLLLDLLKKGHLEPEKKIGNGVRAFQVRFHPEYKSRCFFIVKDNGSADDFSFRKCVDHISPLPDNLKVKSEVSRGFGGRFGGGGGGRGGRFGRGGGGRGRR; encoded by the exons ATGGCCGATCTAGAAGCGGTTACTACTGAAGTAGAGAAGATTACTTCTACTGTAGATATGGAACTCGTTGAAGAAACCGCCGCCATCGTGGAGTATAACGGTAACTCCAAGCGTGCGAGAGAAGACGAAGGCGCTGAAACGGACGAGAATGGAGGCGGTGTAGCGAAGAAGCTGAAGGAGGAGAAGTCTATTGAGGAGGAGAGGATGGAGAAACTTGTAGGAGGTGAGGAGAAGAAGGATGAAGCAAGTCCTATAAGCTTGGGACCGAAGAACTTTGGGTCGTCGgttgagatgtttgatttcttCTTCAAGTTGCTTCATTCTTGGACTGTTAATATCGATATCAACAAG TATGAGTACCTGTTGTTGCTGGATCTGCTTAAAAAGGGTCATCTTGAACCAGAGAAGAAAATTGGTAATGGGGTTCGTGCTTTTCAAGTTCGGTTTCACCCAGAATACAAAAGCAGGTGCTTCTTCATTGTGAAAGACAATGGTTCAGCTGATGACTTTAGTTTCAGAAAGTGTGTTGATCACATTAGTCCACTTCCAGATAATCTGAAAGTGAAATCTGAAGTGAGCAGGGGATTTGGAGGTAGgtttggtggtggtggtggtggaagAGGAGGTAGGTTTGGTAGAGGTGGTGGTGGCCGTGGAAGAAGGTGA